cgcaaagagtctgacacgactgagcgaccaagcacagcacagccgtAGGATGAGGGATGCGAGACTGCTCTAATTGCTTGATGGGGGGCCTCGGGGAATCCTGAACCGGGAATGGCTGGGGCAAGGGGACCCGGGGCGACCCGCCCGCCCGCCTGGGCATCCTGACCCCACCCCCGGATCGGCCCTCCGCCTGGTTCCTTGTCTTGCCCCTGGCGGGAGCCCCGCTCGCAGGCCTCCTCGGTGCTCCAGCCAGGCTGTGGGAGAGTTAGACCTCCCAGCCTCACGGGGCTGCTGTGCGGCTGCGGCGAGGTTGGCGGCTGCGGCGCTGCGGAGGAGCGGCGGGCTGCGGGGAGGCGGCGCCTCGCGAGTCCCGGGCCGGGTCCGGGGCGGAGGCCGCGGCGGGAGATTACCGTATTTACCCCGGCCGGTGCCGGACCCTTGGGGGCGGGTTACTGCGGGCGCGCTACCGTATTTGCCGGGAGCCGCGCAGACCCTTTCCGGGAGTGGCGAGCGCCGAGACTTAATTACGTATTTATCTGGGGTGGCGTGGTTTCTCCCCCTACCCCCGGCGTTGCGGGAGCGGGGTGGGTTGCACGAATTCCCTAAGGGAGCCAGCGCTTGCAGCGGAATGGGGTGGGTTGCTGCAGCAGAGTGGGAGGCCTACATATTTTCGTGGGGGTGGGGTTGCGACGCAGAGTTTACCATATTTCTCCAGGATCTCGCTCTGGCCCGAGGAGCTGGCAAGGTTGTGTGCGGGGGGTCGGGTGGGTGGGGTCAGCTCTTCCGATTCATGCCGCGGTCTGATAAGAAGAGCGGTGCTGGAGGTTGGCCGTCTTTCTGGGGGTGAGGGAGAAGGGGCCCCCGGAGGCGTTGCGGAGAGTTACCGTATTTGCCTTGGGCAGCGCAGACTCGAGGAAAGAGCCACTGCTGGAGGCCGGAGGACCTGGGGCGCCGCCTGGGCTGTGAGTGCGGGATGGGATGGAGGAACTTGCCGCCGGAGAGACTGGGGACCGTGGCCTGAGACCCTCTCGGCGGGCGGGGCCCTCGGCCAGGGGTATagctgggggagtggggaggcggCTCAGAGACAAGGCCAAGCTGAGATTGGCCCAAGGGGACAGAGATGATCTGTCTTTGCAAACGGCCGTGCAGCTGTCTGGGGaaagagttgggggtggggtctgTTGCAAGTAGTCCTTGTCCCCTTCCCCGGGATGAGTGGTGTTCCACCGGGggcctgagggcaggagaagacagaGGGGGTACCTCTGGGACCCCACTCTGCTGGTAGGTCCACTGAGGTGGTGGTAAGCAGGGAGATCTGGAAGAGTGAAGGCCTGCATGGAGGTCCAGGTGAAGGGccaggaggcttccctgataggggCGGGGGAAAGCCTGGGGGGAGGTCAGCTCGGCCCCTCGAAGCAGGCCTTACTGCTCTGCAGGAGCTGGAACCCAGGGTTTGGGGAGGCATGAGGGTGTTGGCCACAGACAGCACCCCACAGAAGCAGTGGTCCTTTGGGTCCTGATGACCTGTGGTGGCCGGGAGAGTGGtggtcttctgtgtgtgtgtgtgtgtgtgtgtgtgtgtgtgttttgagggACGCTTAGCTGGTGTGCAGCTAGGACATTGAGAAGAACTTTTGACAATGAGGAAATTTACAGCCTAGTCCTGGTTCACCTTGCTGGGCGACCTTGGGCAAGTAAGTCGacctcactgagcctcagtttccccatctataaattGGGGTTCCATAAGCCTGCCCCTTCCTCAGGGTGTTGTGGGCAACAATTTAACAGGGACACAGTGCCCTGGGGAAAGAGGATCCTTAGGAGaagcagcaggagaaggagatggaacTGAACTTGGGGCTGTTTGTTGAGCTGTTGAGTGTTCCTCAGCCTTGGGCCAGGCTTTGCTGGGGGGATGCCAAGAGGAATCAAGCTGAGACCCGCCCCCTGCGAGCTCACACTGTGGTTCAGTGACTTGCAAACCTTTTACAGGCATGCCTCATTTTGATAAACAAAGAGCTGCTGCCTTTAATGTTTAACTGAGGTTACTTTCAAGTTTAcagggcttttgttttgtttcttctaaGCTTtgcaaaaatatctttaaatcacTGTcgaccccaccctcccctccagaTTGGGGATGtctgtccctcccctcctccttgagACTCTGTTTGGAGGGATAAGGTGCACCCTGGTTCAGGACAACTTATAAGACTGGAAGCTCCTGAGTATTACTCATCGGCATTTATTCTGTGCCTTGTGTGGTAGGCACAGCGTTTGATGTGGGTCATAAAAGGAAGCAGGCCTGTCCTTAAGATGCCCACAGGTTAGGGAGACAGAAGTGGCATGATTGCCCCTGTGTGCTGTGTGATGCATGAGGGTCACAGGGTTGGGCCACGTGGCTCAAAAGAGGCTGGAGGGGTCAAGGAAGGCTTCTAGCAGGAGGGGTCATTTGAGAAAGGCCCGAAGGAGGGGTAGGATGTAATTAAGGGGTAGAGAAGAAAGAAGGACATTCCAGCAGGGGGACACTGGCTCGAACAAGACTGGGGAATGATGGGCACTGAGGCTGGGGGCTGGCCAACCCTCGGGTGCCCTCTGACTCCTCTCTCTGTTTCTGCCTCCTCAGGGGCCGGTGATTGCAGCCGGACGTGCCCATGACCGAGCTGGCATCCTCCGGGGGCGGGTCCCCTGCGGGGGACGGGGAGGAGGGCCTGGGGGACGATCGAGGCCTGGTCATCCACCACCCGGCGGAGGAGCAGCCGCACCGCTGCCCGCTGTGTGGCCAGACCTTCGCCCAGCAGCCCAGCCTGGTGCGGCACCAGAAGGCGCACGCCGGGGCGGGCCGCGCAGCCGCCTTCGTGTGCCCGGAGTGCGGCAAGGCCTTCAGCGTCAAGCACAACCTAGAGGTCCATCAGCGCACCCACACGGGCGAGCGGCCCTTCCCCTGCCCCGAGTGCGGGCGCTGCTTCAGCCTCAAGCAGAACCTGCTCACCCACCAGCGCATCCACAGCGGCGAGAAGCCGCACCAGTGCGCGCAGTGCGGCCGCTGCTTCCGCGAGCCGCGCTTCCTGCTCAACCACCAGCGCACCCACGCGCGCATGCCCGCGCCGCACCCGCGCCGCCCCGGCGTCTTCGGGGAGCGCAGGCCCTACTTTTGCGCCCGCTGTGGCAAGAGCTTCGCGCGGGAGGGCTCGCTGAAGACCCACCAGCGCAGTCACGGCCACGGGCCCGAGGGCCAGGCGGCCCATTTAGGCCGCGTGCTCTGATGCGCGCAGaacctgccgccgccgccgccgccgactGTTTCCCGCCCCAGAGCCGCATCTGTGACCCCTGGAGATGCCGCTGGGCTGGGGCCCCCTCTCTGGATGGGATCCTGGGAGACCGTGAGGGCTGGCTTGGGGGGTCTCAAAAGGAGCGGGCCGCTGCCGGGCTTGGGCCGCCTCCTTCCGTTCCTCCTCCAGGACCCTCCGGGTGGCTGCACACGCCTGCTTTGGGCCCCTGTGTTGGTGTTCCTCCACAGGCACACCCAGCTTAGAGCAGGTGAGACCTGGCGCTGACCAGAGCCCTCTCGGGCTTGTTGAGGGTCACGTGGGGGAAGGTGGGGCAGACTGGGCTTCTCGGTGTAGGACTATTGTCTTACAAGATCCTCATTCCCTGAATGCCAGAATTAAAAGCCGCCCGGAGAGAGGACACTCTCCACAGTCCTCAGGCCTCCCCCAGTCCCAAGGTCTCCTGGCACAAGTGCTTCCTCCTTAGTACCTTGGAGAAGTCATTTCACCTCAAGACGCAGTTTGCTTCTGTATAAGTAGGGGCTGAAGATGAGGgcctcctcctcccggggatGTTCTGAGGACTGTAAGTTTAGCAGATAAGAGGGGGTGACATCATTAATTGAGTGCCCCAGTGTGCCAAGCTGTGTGCTGAGTGGGGTCCTTGGGAGGAGCATAGCCCTGTCGCTGGGGTGCTCATACAGGGTGATGCCTGCTACCGTAGGGAACAGACTGAAAGTGTTCTGGAGGGTGGGGAAGTGGCTGGCGACACCCAAGGCAATTTGATGGCTTGAGCTGGGTCCTGGGGACTCATAGGGAACATAGAACCTTCCATAGAGTGTGGAAGATTTCTAAGGTGGGGGTCCGAACTTGGAGGCTTGTATTTGCTCTAAAAAAGGATTTGTAGCAAGGGGAGGGGACACCAAAATGTCTAATGGAAAGAGCCCAGTGAGCCCGAGTGCAGTTCAAGGACAACTGGAAGCATGGAGGAAAGATGGAAGTGGGACCGGGGTCCTGGGGTCATCCAGGCAAGAGAATTGAGGTCCCCCGAGAGGCTTGGCCAAAGTCATGCAGTGAGAAAGGGGCGAGCCATGACCTGTCCCCCAGGCCTCAGATTCCAGGCTGATGCTTGGGCTTCTCTGCCGTGTGGTCGACAAAGAAAGTGAGGCAGCCCCAGGCTGGCCCTGGGTCACACACAGGAGTTAGTGGTGCAGCAATGCAGGCCTGGACCTCGTTTTGGATTCTGGACCCTAAGACCCTGTATCTACTGTACCATCATTAAGAGATGCTCCTACAGGTGGGAAAATGGCGCTTTGAGGAAGCGGGACCATGTGGTAGGAGCATGGGCAGGGGTGTTGGTGGGAGATATGGGTGTCTGTAGGGGACGTGGCCTCCTGGGTGGTGGGTTGGGAAGAAAGCGGTTGGGGGCTGGCAGAGGACCTGC
This is a stretch of genomic DNA from Dama dama isolate Ldn47 chromosome 18, ASM3311817v1, whole genome shotgun sequence. It encodes these proteins:
- the LOC133072618 gene encoding zinc finger protein LOC728743 homolog, giving the protein MTELASSGGGSPAGDGEEGLGDDRGLVIHHPAEEQPHRCPLCGQTFAQQPSLVRHQKAHAGAGRAAAFVCPECGKAFSVKHNLEVHQRTHTGERPFPCPECGRCFSLKQNLLTHQRIHSGEKPHQCAQCGRCFREPRFLLNHQRTHARMPAPHPRRPGVFGERRPYFCARCGKSFAREGSLKTHQRSHGHGPEGQAAHLGRVL